Proteins encoded in a region of the Brevefilum fermentans genome:
- a CDS encoding RelA/SpoT family protein → MQIEQFLEKLPKNYTPLDLDQVKKAFHMAEIAHKGQTLHSGLPYVNHCIAVAVILAELAFPPELIIAGLLHDVIEYSDITLDQIQKEFGSEVAELVDGVTKLTQLPNLLKADQRVVSALQLKDPSQHRKIRDDEIVEALRKTFLAMSEDARVVLVKLADRLHCMRTLSHYDEASQKRIAQETLDIFAPLANRLGIWQIKWELEDLAFRYVAPEEYREIAEKLADRRADREKQIQDIISRLSKVLEAEGIKSEISGRPKHIYSIYKKISRKEMPFELLMDLRGVRLIVEDVASCYKALGVVHMKWRPIPGEFDDYIAAKKDNDYQSLHTAVIFDDGKPLEVQIRTAEMHEKAEFGIAAHWSYKEGRTKIEDPYQEKIGWLRSMSIWQQDNEDANDFVDSWKSDVFKDRVYVLTPQGDIIDLPAGSTPIDFAYHVHTEIGHRCRGAKINGKLVSLNYILQTGNQVEILTAKRGGPSRDWLNPSLGLARTSRARSKIRQWFKRQDRELNLTQGKALLEKEFKRLGLKQIELDKVLPELGVKSIDDLYVAIGSGDVGIGRVVNKLAELAEVALEEDTELGFELFEVPTPILPSDAVRVMGLKGIATTMGKCCNPMPGDEIIGYITRGRGATIHRQDCPNILRVNEKERLVTVSWGQPGKIFAVPIEIKAYDRQGLVTDISKVVSEEGVNLIDMSMKMSQHLVVIKLVIGVQGITQLSRILTKLENLPNVYEAKRRGPG, encoded by the coding sequence ATGCAAATTGAACAATTTCTTGAAAAGCTGCCAAAAAATTACACCCCTCTGGATCTCGATCAGGTTAAAAAAGCATTCCACATGGCAGAAATAGCTCATAAGGGGCAAACTCTACACAGTGGTTTGCCTTATGTTAACCATTGCATTGCTGTAGCAGTAATTCTGGCAGAATTGGCTTTCCCACCAGAATTAATCATTGCTGGGCTGTTACATGATGTAATTGAATACAGCGACATTACTCTTGATCAAATTCAGAAAGAATTTGGCAGCGAAGTGGCTGAATTAGTCGATGGCGTGACAAAACTAACCCAGTTGCCCAATTTGCTAAAGGCAGATCAAAGGGTTGTGTCTGCTTTACAGTTGAAAGACCCTTCACAACACCGAAAAATTCGTGACGATGAAATCGTTGAAGCACTGCGTAAAACTTTCCTTGCTATGAGTGAAGATGCCAGGGTAGTTCTGGTTAAACTGGCGGATCGTTTGCATTGTATGAGGACATTGTCGCATTATGATGAAGCCTCTCAAAAAAGAATCGCACAGGAAACTCTGGATATCTTTGCACCATTGGCTAACCGTTTGGGTATTTGGCAAATCAAATGGGAACTGGAAGACCTCGCATTCAGGTATGTTGCTCCAGAGGAATATCGAGAAATCGCTGAAAAATTAGCCGACCGGCGGGCTGACCGCGAAAAGCAAATTCAGGATATTATCTCACGGCTGAGTAAAGTGCTTGAAGCAGAGGGCATTAAAAGCGAAATTTCAGGACGACCTAAACATATCTATTCGATCTACAAAAAAATTAGCCGAAAGGAAATGCCCTTTGAATTGCTCATGGATTTGCGCGGTGTCCGGTTAATCGTGGAAGACGTCGCATCGTGTTACAAAGCCCTGGGCGTTGTGCACATGAAATGGCGCCCGATTCCCGGCGAATTTGATGACTATATTGCCGCGAAAAAAGACAATGACTATCAATCGCTTCACACCGCCGTGATTTTTGACGATGGCAAACCACTTGAAGTCCAAATTCGCACAGCAGAAATGCATGAAAAAGCTGAATTCGGCATTGCTGCCCATTGGTCCTATAAAGAAGGACGGACAAAAATCGAAGACCCTTACCAAGAAAAAATTGGGTGGCTGAGAAGTATGTCTATTTGGCAGCAGGATAATGAAGATGCCAATGATTTTGTCGACAGCTGGAAATCTGATGTATTTAAAGACCGGGTATATGTTCTGACACCGCAAGGTGATATCATCGACCTTCCTGCTGGGTCAACACCGATTGATTTTGCCTATCACGTTCACACTGAAATTGGACACCGCTGTCGTGGTGCAAAAATTAATGGGAAACTGGTTTCGCTCAATTACATCTTGCAAACAGGAAACCAGGTGGAAATTCTAACCGCAAAACGCGGCGGACCGTCACGGGATTGGTTAAACCCCAGCCTGGGTTTGGCCCGAACCAGTCGAGCTCGCTCAAAAATTAGGCAATGGTTTAAACGCCAGGATCGCGAATTGAATCTGACGCAAGGTAAAGCGCTGCTTGAAAAAGAGTTCAAACGACTTGGCCTCAAACAAATTGAGCTTGATAAGGTCCTGCCCGAGTTAGGTGTTAAATCGATTGATGATCTCTATGTCGCTATTGGGAGCGGTGATGTCGGTATTGGGCGCGTGGTCAACAAGCTCGCTGAGTTAGCAGAGGTTGCACTTGAGGAAGATACTGAACTTGGCTTCGAGCTTTTTGAAGTTCCTACGCCAATCCTGCCATCTGACGCTGTTCGAGTTATGGGATTAAAAGGCATTGCAACGACCATGGGAAAATGCTGTAACCCAATGCCAGGAGATGAAATAATTGGCTATATCACACGAGGCAGAGGAGCAACCATCCATCGTCAGGATTGTCCGAATATTCTTCGGGTCAATGAAAAAGAAAGACTGGTTACGGTTTCCTGGGGTCAACCTGGAAAAATCTTTGCTGTTCCAATCGAAATTAAAGCCTATGATCGTCAGGGATTGGTGACTGATATATCAAAAGTTGTTTCTGAGGAAGGCGTAAACTTGATCGATATGAGCATGAAGATGAGTCAGCATCTGGTAGTGATAAAATTGGTCATCGGCGTTCAAGGGATCACCCAACTCAGCAGAATACTGACAAAACTTGAAAACCTTCCCAATGTCTATGAGGCAAAACGCCGTGGTCCAGGATAG
- a CDS encoding Asp23/Gls24 family envelope stress response protein — protein sequence MNDQVSEKDISKTTISPEVLHKITRLTTLSVQGVSRMASVKNSLAQVFAQENAQGTKVLIKDDKVYADVYVVLFSDMNVRDISREIQERVSRAITEMVGLAVGGVNIHIMDIDFHA from the coding sequence ATGAACGATCAGGTTTCCGAAAAAGACATCAGTAAAACAACAATTTCTCCGGAAGTATTGCATAAGATTACGCGGCTGACGACTTTAAGCGTTCAGGGCGTCAGTAGAATGGCATCAGTAAAAAATAGTTTGGCGCAAGTCTTCGCTCAAGAAAATGCTCAGGGCACAAAAGTCCTTATAAAAGATGACAAAGTTTATGCTGATGTCTATGTCGTTTTATTCAGTGATATGAACGTGCGCGATATTTCTCGCGAAATTCAGGAACGGGTTTCTCGCGCCATAACTGAAATGGTAGGATTGGCTGTGGGGGGTGTGAATATCCATATCATGGATATCGATTTTCATGCATAA
- the nusB gene encoding transcription antitermination factor NusB, translating into MKSRTKARGIALQVLYEVDISTHKPGIVLAKRFENLKMDDSLKHFISNIVSGVVANKKKFDEFLADFAPDWPLDQVAIIDRNLLRMAFWEIAVYQKTPIKVVVNEVVELAKLYGADGSARFVNGVLGGLIENLEEIKSNVGIVQDSD; encoded by the coding sequence ATGAAATCTCGAACCAAAGCGCGCGGTATCGCATTACAGGTGTTGTACGAGGTAGACATCAGCACCCATAAACCCGGTATTGTTCTTGCCAAAAGGTTTGAGAATCTTAAGATGGACGACTCCCTCAAACACTTCATCAGCAACATTGTTTCTGGTGTCGTCGCAAATAAGAAGAAATTTGATGAATTTCTTGCTGATTTTGCCCCGGATTGGCCACTGGACCAGGTCGCTATCATCGATCGAAACCTGCTTCGTATGGCTTTTTGGGAAATTGCAGTCTACCAAAAAACACCGATAAAAGTTGTTGTCAATGAGGTTGTTGAATTGGCCAAGCTTTATGGTGCAGATGGGTCAGCTAGGTTTGTCAATGGAGTCTTGGGCGGTTTGATTGAAAATCTGGAGGAGATTAAATCCAATGTGGGAATCGTTCAGGACAGTGATTAA
- a CDS encoding glycoside hydrolase family 113, producing the protein MWESFRTVIKTNIIVSTIKSSTIAIVALVLVLTSLTGCHLPSTAREPNPQYFDNIKDFLTEPVDIQFQLKVAQPALPAEKFVLEILDDVTGLPYNKSQIELKPLDEQIYVTTLTIPKGSIIKYRYLKIGQTEAYEVSSFGEAVEYRMYYASGNAIITDILQGWQGLETQHWMGGFLRGSLLDEDTDQPIPDILIAAGGKRTFTDANGNFFLEGLSQGVHNVVFYAIDGQYRTYQQGAKIEPGMTTTANVKLTRAPAVNITFVVNQLKDALGAPIYIAGNILQLGNTFSYRNGGMSINHLGMPMLSPNHDGTLSISMQLYAGTDLRYKFTLGDGYWNSEQYLSGGFRIRQLIVPSKDVTIEHTIESWRSNGVEPITFLATIPSNSAPSNLKFIQFQTDTWTEPIPLWPVGDDQYLFILFSPLNLNQAINYRFCHTENCQRGMDAESITGTRQVQPSKNAQTITLTLNQWQNWTAYERGAYLQEAYIPIKPSTFSTIIELTSETNPSWLAYAPQAMANLKQIGADTLIFSPEWTVNLQSPYLRPQIGKTPFSYELLSLVKSAQAQELNIGFYPQIGPFHLMENWWSSKSHTEAWWNEYFLSYNDFILSYAKLAENVNAKVLILGGKQLAPAFEGGVFPDGRESNVPLGFDDHWYELLADIREIFSGNIIWAIQVNQETDPLPGFLFEFDGVYISIDAPLALEEHPTFETVQSGFTTVIDRHIYEVYRSTGLPITLAFAYPSVEMAASGCALLNQACYNDGLFHPDELLAYETSLAEQAVIYNAILPILASREWITGISIRGFEPTVLVHDGSSSIAGKPAFDVIQYWYNSLKP; encoded by the coding sequence ATGTGGGAATCGTTCAGGACAGTGATTAAAACCAATATCATCGTTTCAACAATCAAATCCTCCACCATTGCTATTGTTGCGTTGGTGCTTGTTTTGACAAGCTTGACCGGCTGCCATCTCCCATCAACAGCAAGAGAACCTAACCCGCAATATTTTGATAATATCAAAGACTTTTTAACCGAACCCGTCGATATTCAATTTCAACTCAAGGTTGCCCAACCTGCCTTGCCAGCAGAAAAATTTGTTTTAGAAATACTCGATGACGTAACAGGTTTGCCATACAATAAATCACAAATTGAACTAAAACCACTCGACGAACAAATTTACGTCACGACGCTGACTATTCCAAAGGGTTCAATCATCAAGTATCGCTATTTAAAAATAGGCCAAACCGAGGCTTACGAAGTCAGTTCCTTTGGCGAAGCTGTTGAGTATCGCATGTATTATGCTTCTGGAAATGCGATCATCACAGACATTCTCCAAGGTTGGCAAGGCTTAGAAACTCAGCATTGGATGGGCGGCTTCCTTCGAGGTTCCCTGCTCGATGAAGATACTGACCAGCCAATTCCGGATATTTTAATTGCTGCTGGTGGCAAACGGACTTTCACAGATGCCAATGGCAATTTTTTCCTTGAAGGTCTTAGTCAGGGGGTTCACAATGTTGTTTTTTATGCCATCGATGGTCAATATCGCACATACCAGCAAGGTGCAAAAATTGAGCCGGGGATGACCACAACAGCCAACGTGAAATTAACACGTGCGCCAGCGGTTAACATCACCTTTGTCGTCAACCAGTTGAAGGACGCACTTGGAGCGCCGATCTATATTGCTGGTAATATCCTTCAACTCGGAAATACTTTTTCATACCGCAACGGCGGCATGAGTATTAATCACCTGGGGATGCCAATGCTTTCACCCAATCATGATGGCACATTATCAATTTCTATGCAATTATATGCTGGGACTGATTTGCGATACAAATTCACGCTCGGCGATGGTTATTGGAATTCAGAACAATATCTCTCAGGCGGTTTTAGAATTCGACAATTAATCGTGCCCTCAAAAGATGTAACTATTGAACACACAATTGAGAGCTGGCGCTCAAACGGTGTTGAACCAATCACATTCTTAGCAACAATCCCGTCAAACAGCGCACCCAGCAACTTGAAGTTCATCCAATTTCAGACCGATACATGGACAGAACCAATTCCTTTGTGGCCTGTGGGAGATGATCAGTACTTATTTATCTTATTTTCTCCGTTGAACCTCAACCAAGCCATAAATTACCGGTTCTGCCACACTGAAAATTGTCAGCGCGGCATGGACGCTGAGTCAATCACCGGCACTCGCCAGGTGCAACCATCAAAAAACGCACAAACCATCACGCTTACCCTCAATCAATGGCAGAATTGGACTGCTTATGAAAGAGGCGCCTACCTTCAAGAGGCTTACATTCCAATCAAGCCCTCAACTTTCAGTACAATCATTGAGCTCACATCGGAAACAAATCCGTCCTGGCTGGCTTATGCTCCCCAGGCTATGGCAAACCTGAAACAGATTGGCGCTGATACACTGATTTTTTCTCCCGAATGGACGGTAAATTTGCAATCGCCTTATCTGCGACCTCAAATAGGCAAAACGCCATTCTCTTACGAGCTGTTGTCATTGGTTAAATCTGCCCAAGCTCAGGAACTCAATATCGGCTTTTACCCACAAATTGGACCCTTCCATCTAATGGAAAATTGGTGGTCGTCCAAATCGCATACTGAGGCTTGGTGGAACGAATATTTCTTATCTTACAACGACTTCATCTTAAGCTATGCGAAGTTGGCTGAAAACGTAAATGCAAAAGTCTTAATTCTCGGGGGAAAGCAACTCGCGCCCGCCTTCGAAGGCGGCGTTTTCCCTGATGGCAGAGAAAGCAACGTACCTCTAGGTTTCGACGATCATTGGTATGAACTATTGGCAGATATTCGGGAGATTTTCTCCGGGAACATCATCTGGGCTATCCAAGTGAACCAGGAAACGGATCCACTACCCGGCTTCCTCTTCGAATTTGATGGTGTATACATCAGTATTGATGCGCCCTTAGCACTTGAAGAACACCCGACTTTCGAAACGGTTCAATCGGGATTTACAACTGTCATCGATAGACATATTTACGAGGTGTATCGCAGCACTGGCCTTCCGATTACGCTCGCATTTGCTTACCCTTCTGTTGAGATGGCTGCCAGCGGCTGCGCATTGCTGAATCAGGCCTGTTACAACGATGGACTTTTTCATCCAGATGAGCTCTTAGCCTACGAAACCAGCCTTGCAGAACAAGCCGTAATTTATAATGCAATCTTACCGATTCTGGCCAGCCGAGAGTGGATAACCGGCATTTCAATCCGTGGCTTTGAACCCACGGTGTTAGTTCACGATGGGTCATCTTCGATTGCTGGTAAACCTGCTTTTGATGTCATCCAATACTGGTATAATAGCTTAAAACCATAA
- the pckA gene encoding phosphoenolpyruvate carboxykinase (ATP) — protein MPTHALKKWLEQLGIVHTGEIFFNADTAQLVTQAILNGEGQLTSAGALAAITAPYTGRSPNDKYVVDNKDVADLWWGDVNRPVTKANFEKIKDRVTAYLSNRALYIVDAFVGADPDYRLGIRVVTEFAWQALATKNQFIYTGEPHSENPEITVLVAPNLLLNPEIDSVRSNAGILLDIKEKTILIAASKYFGEIKKAAFTLMNAYLPPLGVLPMHCSANVGEKGDVALYFGLSGTGKTTLSSTPDRKLLGDDEHGWADNGIFNFEGGCYAKTIRLNPELEPVIWKAVHQFGTVLENVEISPETHIVDFDSAKITENTRAAYPLSSVDNIVPESTASHPSNIFFLTADAFGVMPPVAKLHEDQILYYFLSGYTSKVAGTERGLGQKPQATFSTGFGEPFLPLTPDIYANLLKQKIDAHGTNIWLVNTGWTGGDYNTGYRMPLRYTRHMINWILSGEHQNATYHLDTVFNLSVPDQIEGIPQELLYPQSTWKNQQNFMQIARDLQLAFDKNFEKFQSFLNITE, from the coding sequence ATGCCAACACATGCGCTAAAAAAATGGCTTGAACAGCTTGGAATCGTTCACACAGGAGAAATTTTTTTTAATGCTGATACCGCTCAACTGGTCACACAAGCTATCCTCAATGGAGAGGGACAATTAACTTCAGCAGGTGCTCTGGCAGCAATCACCGCCCCATACACAGGACGTTCCCCCAATGACAAGTACGTCGTTGATAACAAAGACGTTGCAGACTTATGGTGGGGAGATGTTAACCGACCCGTCACAAAGGCGAATTTTGAAAAGATCAAAGATAGGGTCACGGCATATCTTTCTAATCGTGCATTATATATTGTTGACGCGTTCGTCGGCGCTGATCCAGACTATCGTTTGGGCATTCGTGTCGTTACCGAATTTGCCTGGCAGGCACTGGCAACGAAAAATCAATTTATTTATACCGGTGAGCCCCATTCTGAGAACCCGGAAATTACCGTTCTGGTTGCGCCCAATCTCTTGTTAAATCCGGAAATCGACAGCGTTCGTTCAAATGCAGGCATTCTACTTGATATCAAAGAAAAAACCATACTGATCGCGGCGTCAAAATATTTTGGCGAAATCAAAAAGGCAGCTTTCACGCTAATGAATGCATACCTGCCCCCATTAGGTGTCTTGCCGATGCATTGTTCAGCAAATGTCGGTGAAAAGGGCGATGTGGCGCTTTATTTTGGACTATCCGGTACTGGAAAAACAACCCTGTCATCAACACCAGACCGAAAACTTCTTGGAGACGATGAACATGGCTGGGCAGACAATGGCATCTTCAATTTTGAAGGTGGATGCTATGCGAAAACCATCCGTTTAAATCCGGAATTAGAGCCCGTGATCTGGAAGGCTGTCCACCAATTTGGCACAGTGCTTGAAAACGTTGAGATTTCGCCAGAAACGCATATTGTGGATTTTGATTCTGCAAAGATCACTGAAAATACACGTGCGGCTTACCCACTTTCAAGTGTTGACAATATTGTGCCAGAATCGACCGCAAGTCACCCTTCCAACATCTTTTTCCTTACAGCGGATGCCTTTGGCGTCATGCCTCCCGTTGCAAAACTACACGAAGATCAGATTCTATATTATTTTCTTTCTGGCTACACCTCAAAAGTCGCTGGCACGGAGAGAGGTTTAGGACAGAAACCTCAGGCAACTTTCTCAACTGGCTTTGGAGAACCTTTCTTACCTCTTACGCCGGATATTTACGCCAATTTACTTAAACAGAAGATTGACGCGCATGGCACGAACATATGGCTGGTCAATACGGGTTGGACCGGTGGTGATTACAACACGGGTTATCGCATGCCCCTGCGATATACCCGGCATATGATTAACTGGATTCTGTCCGGCGAGCATCAAAACGCAACCTATCACTTAGATACTGTCTTTAATCTCTCTGTTCCAGATCAAATTGAGGGAATTCCACAAGAATTGTTATATCCGCAAAGCACCTGGAAAAACCAACAGAACTTCATGCAAATTGCCCGTGATCTGCAGCTTGCTTTCGACAAAAATTTCGAAAAATTTCAGTCTTTTTTGAACATTACTGAGTAA
- the murA gene encoding UDP-N-acetylglucosamine 1-carboxyvinyltransferase gives MEKFIINGGIPLSGELTPSGNKNAALPLLAATLLTAEPIILHNVPNILDVKAMLQLLISLNVKIEQLNPTSYKFDASDVRPANLDPDLCRKIRASILLAGPLISRVGELYLPPPGGDIIGRRRVDTHCLAFSRLGVKTNYADNRFHFSSKALKGADILLDEASVTATENTIMASIFAEGETTIRNAASEPHIQELCQFLNMLGADISNIGSNTLKITGVKDLHGGEFSIGPDYLEVVSFIGAAVVTGGSIRIRNAGVKHLDMIHLVMNRLGVDWETNGDDIFVPQNQKLVIEPDLGNAIPEISVMPWPAFPTDLMSISIVIATQSKGSILFHDWMYPSRMFFTDKLVSMGAQIVLCDPHRCIVQGPTPLSGAPLESPDIRAGMALVLAALSARGKSVLRNVAQIDRGYQEVDLKLKRLGADIERLSD, from the coding sequence ATGGAAAAGTTCATCATTAATGGCGGAATTCCCCTGAGCGGTGAATTGACACCTTCTGGCAACAAAAACGCAGCTTTACCATTGTTAGCAGCAACCTTGCTTACAGCAGAGCCAATAATCCTCCACAATGTCCCCAATATCCTTGATGTAAAAGCAATGCTTCAGCTGTTAATCAGCTTAAATGTAAAAATCGAGCAGTTAAATCCAACATCTTACAAATTTGATGCCAGTGACGTTCGACCAGCCAATTTGGACCCGGACTTGTGCCGAAAAATCCGTGCCTCAATTTTATTGGCTGGGCCACTAATCAGCAGGGTTGGTGAGCTTTACCTCCCCCCTCCAGGAGGAGACATCATCGGTCGTCGGCGTGTCGATACCCACTGCCTGGCATTCTCACGGCTGGGTGTGAAAACGAATTATGCTGATAATCGTTTCCACTTTAGTTCAAAGGCGCTGAAAGGCGCCGATATTTTACTGGATGAAGCGTCAGTTACAGCCACCGAAAACACGATCATGGCCAGCATCTTTGCTGAAGGTGAAACAACGATTCGAAATGCAGCCAGTGAGCCTCATATTCAGGAATTGTGCCAATTCCTCAATATGCTGGGTGCCGACATCAGCAATATTGGCTCTAACACGTTGAAAATTACCGGAGTAAAGGACTTGCATGGCGGCGAATTCTCCATTGGCCCAGACTACCTTGAAGTGGTTAGCTTTATCGGCGCTGCAGTGGTCACTGGTGGATCGATACGCATACGCAATGCAGGTGTCAAACATCTGGACATGATTCACCTTGTCATGAATCGACTTGGCGTTGATTGGGAAACCAACGGTGATGATATTTTTGTTCCACAAAATCAGAAGCTGGTAATCGAACCTGACCTGGGAAATGCCATTCCTGAGATATCCGTCATGCCCTGGCCCGCCTTTCCCACAGACTTGATGAGTATCTCGATTGTCATCGCCACGCAGTCAAAGGGTAGCATTTTATTTCATGACTGGATGTACCCTTCGCGCATGTTCTTTACCGATAAGTTAGTCAGCATGGGCGCTCAAATTGTGCTATGCGATCCGCATCGCTGTATTGTCCAGGGTCCCACACCCCTCTCCGGGGCGCCGCTGGAAAGCCCTGATATTCGGGCTGGTATGGCGTTGGTCCTTGCCGCACTATCCGCTCGTGGAAAAAGCGTTTTACGCAATGTCGCGCAAATTGATCGCGGCTATCAGGAAGTAGACTTAAAGCTCAAGCGTTTAGGCGCAGATATTGAACGCTTGAGTGATTAA
- the trxA gene encoding thioredoxin gives MNEPINVTDPAFEKTVLQSSLPVIVDFWAPWCGPCKMVAPILDKIAKEYAGKLLVAKVNTDSDSEMAIQYGIQGIPTMLFVFGGKIINRQVGALPEPMLREVIEQFLDVVNDHNE, from the coding sequence ATTAACGAACCGATTAATGTCACTGACCCAGCCTTTGAAAAGACGGTGCTACAATCATCGCTTCCGGTTATTGTGGATTTTTGGGCACCCTGGTGTGGACCTTGTAAAATGGTTGCCCCAATTTTAGACAAAATCGCGAAAGAGTACGCAGGAAAACTACTCGTTGCCAAAGTGAATACCGATTCAGATTCAGAAATGGCAATTCAATATGGCATACAGGGGATACCAACCATGCTATTCGTTTTTGGTGGAAAAATAATCAACCGTCAAGTTGGGGCATTACCCGAGCCAATGCTCAGGGAAGTGATCGAGCAATTCCTCGATGTGGTCAATGATCACAATGAATAA
- a CDS encoding diacylglycerol kinase family protein, protein MIKFFYTRLLSLRNAFIGWWYVIRTQKNAWIHAVATVVVCLVGFWLKLSMWDWAVIVLVIAMVWTAEFLNTALEIVVDLASPDLHPLARVGKDVGAAAVLIAAASSTIIGILIMGKPFIERLQHLWSILRIK, encoded by the coding sequence ATGATAAAATTTTTTTACACTCGATTGCTGAGCTTAAGAAACGCGTTTATTGGTTGGTGGTATGTCATTCGGACACAGAAAAACGCCTGGATTCACGCAGTTGCCACGGTTGTGGTTTGCCTGGTTGGCTTTTGGCTAAAATTATCTATGTGGGATTGGGCAGTGATCGTTTTAGTTATTGCCATGGTTTGGACTGCTGAATTTCTCAATACGGCGTTGGAAATTGTTGTTGATTTAGCCAGCCCAGATTTGCACCCATTAGCCCGTGTTGGAAAAGATGTCGGCGCAGCCGCCGTGTTAATTGCAGCCGCTTCATCAACAATTATTGGGATTTTAATCATGGGTAAACCATTTATCGAAAGATTGCAGCACCTGTGGAGCATACTGCGAATTAAATAA
- a CDS encoding DegV family protein → MIRILSDSTADLSKELCEEYNIETIPMYIQLNGKVYKDGKDINPEMLFETVRTSGQYPTTSAPPPGDFIQFFDRDAPSIYIGVTSKLSSTFRNAQLAVKELGNRVVDVIDSLSISTGYGQVVVQAAKWRNEGMSFEELSVRIRERIKQTRGFFILDTLDYLYHGGRCTAIEHFFSSLLKVHPFLEMRQNGTLGILQKVRGSRKKAVDALLAYFLRQLSTYSIPEIYITHLNCEIEAQYIKEKINGAKKTVQLHDAEVGCVLATHSGPKPIGIAYYIE, encoded by the coding sequence ATGATCCGTATTTTATCTGATTCTACAGCTGATCTATCTAAAGAACTTTGCGAAGAATATAATATTGAAACAATTCCCATGTATATTCAATTGAATGGCAAAGTTTACAAGGACGGGAAAGACATTAACCCCGAAATGCTGTTTGAAACTGTGCGAACATCGGGACAATATCCAACAACTTCTGCGCCACCACCAGGTGATTTCATTCAATTTTTTGACCGAGACGCCCCGTCAATATACATTGGTGTAACCAGCAAACTTTCTTCAACATTTCGTAATGCGCAATTAGCTGTCAAAGAGTTGGGAAATCGCGTTGTAGATGTAATCGATTCGTTGAGCATTTCCACAGGTTATGGGCAGGTGGTTGTGCAAGCTGCAAAATGGCGCAATGAAGGCATGAGCTTTGAAGAGCTCAGCGTCAGGATACGAGAACGGATCAAGCAGACCAGAGGATTTTTTATTCTCGACACCCTTGATTATTTATATCACGGCGGTCGCTGTACTGCGATTGAACATTTCTTTTCCAGTTTGCTTAAAGTGCATCCATTCTTAGAAATGCGACAAAATGGGACGCTAGGAATATTACAGAAGGTGAGGGGTTCTCGGAAAAAAGCAGTCGATGCATTGCTCGCATATTTTTTAAGACAACTGTCCACGTATTCCATTCCCGAGATATATATAACACATTTGAATTGTGAGATTGAGGCTCAATACATAAAAGAGAAAATCAATGGGGCCAAAAAGACGGTTCAATTGCATGATGCTGAGGTCGGTTGCGTTTTAGCGACCCATTCTGGTCCAAAACCAATTGGAATTGCCTACTATATTGAATAG
- a CDS encoding phage holin family protein produces MKLILRWLITAASLYIAYLVLPGITVEGNGFWVYSIMALILGLVNALIRPILKFLSCGFIIITLGLFVFVINAATFMLSANISQSLGFHFAVDSFGTALLASIIVSFVSVVLSSILIDEDKR; encoded by the coding sequence ATGAAATTAATTTTACGGTGGCTGATCACCGCGGCATCGCTATACATTGCATATCTGGTTCTCCCTGGCATCACCGTTGAAGGCAATGGTTTTTGGGTGTATTCGATCATGGCTCTGATTCTTGGTTTGGTCAACGCCCTGATCCGCCCGATTTTGAAGTTTTTGTCCTGCGGCTTTATCATCATCACATTAGGTCTGTTTGTGTTTGTCATTAATGCGGCCACATTCATGCTCTCTGCGAACATCTCCCAGAGTCTCGGCTTTCACTTTGCGGTCGATAGTTTTGGTACTGCCCTGTTAGCCTCAATTATTGTCAGCTTCGTTTCTGTGGTGTTATCATCAATTTTGATTGATGAGGATAAACGTTAA
- the rpsF gene encoding 30S ribosomal protein S6 codes for MRQYELILILQPDLDEETRSGVIERVNTMIIESGGEIIKTDIWGTRQLAYEIQDFREGFYIYMEVSLSPASSTDFSQNLRYIEPIIRYMLIKED; via the coding sequence ATGCGACAATACGAATTAATATTGATCCTTCAGCCTGACCTGGACGAAGAAACCAGATCCGGAGTGATTGAGCGTGTCAACACCATGATCATTGAGAGTGGTGGAGAAATTATTAAAACAGATATTTGGGGTACAAGACAGCTTGCTTATGAGATTCAGGACTTTCGTGAAGGTTTCTATATCTACATGGAGGTTTCTTTAAGTCCCGCTTCTAGCACCGATTTTTCACAAAACCTGCGCTATATTGAGCCAATCATTCGGTATATGCTCATAAAAGAAGATTAA